A genomic window from Equus asinus isolate D_3611 breed Donkey chromosome 25, EquAss-T2T_v2, whole genome shotgun sequence includes:
- the LOC106835791 gene encoding olfactory receptor 10X1, protein MKINQTILQEFILVGFSVYPHVQTFLFVVFFCLYLLTLTGNLAIMGLTWVDRALHTPMYLFLSALSFSETCYTLTIIPKMLADLLAKSRSISVIGCGLQMCFFLGLGGTNCFILTLMGYDRFLAICNPLRYPVLMTNMACGQLVASAWAGGFFISLIETVLIFKGSFCNPNLVKHFFCHMRAVVRLNCLDSDLTEFIVTMISVSGLLGTFLLIILTYIFILSTVLRIPSAEGKQKAFSTCASHITVVIIHFGFASIVYLKPEASGGDDTLIAVPYTVITPFLSPLIFSLRNKDMKTAFRKVLGKTKSLNK, encoded by the coding sequence atGAAGATCAACCAGACAATCCTGCAGGAATTCATTCTTGTTGGCTTTTCTGTTTACCCACATGTACAAACATTCCTCTTTGTGGTGTTCTTTTGCCTCTATCTTCTCACTCTCACAGGCAACCTGGCCATCATGGGTCTTACTTGGGTCGACAGAGCTCTCCACACTCCTATGTACCTCTTCCTCAGTGCACTCTCCTTCTCTGAGACCTGTTACACACTGACCATCATCCCCAAGATGCTGGCAGATCTTCTGGCCAAAAGTAGAAGCATTTCAGTCATAGGTTGTGGCTTGCAGATGTGTTTCTTCTTGGGACTTGGTGGCACTAATTGTTTCATCCTTACACTGATGGGCTATGATCGCTTCCTGGCTATCTGCAACCCTCTCAGATATCCAGTGCTTATGACCAACATGGCGTGTGGGCAACTTGTGGCCTCTGCTTGGGCTGGAGGCTTCTTTATCTCTCTGATAGAGACTGTGCTGATATTCAAGGGCTCTTTCTGCAACCCCAACcttgtcaaacactttttctgcCATATGCGGGCAGTTGTGAGGCTGAATTGTCTAGACAGTGACCTCACAGAATTTATTGTAACCATGATCTCAGTATCAGGCTTGCTGGGCACATTCCTGCTCATCATCCTCACCTATATTTTCATCCTCTCCACTGTCCTCAGGATCCCTTCAGCTGAGGGCAAGCAGAAGGCATTttccacctgtgcctcccacaTCACAGTGGTCATCATCCACTTTGGCTTTGCATCTATTGTTTATCTGAAGCCAGAAGCCTCAGGGGGAGATGACACACTGATAGCAGTTCCTTACACTGTCATTACCCCTTTCCTCAGCCCCCTCATTTTCAGCCTCAGGAATAAGGACATGAAGACTGCTTTTAGAAAGGTGCTTGGAAAGACAAAATCCTTGAATAAATAG
- the LOC106835793 gene encoding olfactory receptor 10X1-like, translating to MKINQTILQEFILVGFSVYPHVQTFLFVVFFCLYLLTLTGNLAIIGLTCLDRALHNPMYLFLSALSFSETCYTLTIIPKMLADLLAKSRSISVIGCGLQMCFFLGLGGTNCIILTLMGYDRFLAICNPLRYPLLMTNMACGQLVASAWAGGFFISLIETALIFKGSFCIPNLVKHFFCHMRAVVRLNCLDSDLTEFIVTVISVSGLLGTFLLIILTYVFILSTVLRIPSAEGKQKAFSTCASHITVVIIHFGFASIVYLKPEASGGDDTLIAVPYTVITPFLSPLIFSLRNKDMKTAFGKVLGKARYLYK from the coding sequence ATGAAGATCAACCAGACAATCCTACAGGAATTCATTCTTGTTGGCTTTTCTGTTTACCCACATGTACAAACATTCCTCTTTGTGGTCTTCTTTTGCCTCTACCTTCTCACTCTCACAGGCAACCTGGCCATCATAGGTCTTACTTGCTTGGACAGAGCTCTCCACAACCCCATGTACCTCTTCCTCAGTGCACTCTCCTTCTCTGAGACCTGCTACACACTGACCATCATCCCCAAGATGCTGGCAGATCTTCTGGCCAAAAGTAGAAGCATTTCAGTCATAGGTTGTGGCTTGCAGATGTGTTTCTTCTTGGGACTTGGTGGCACTAATTGTATCATCCTTACATTGATGGGCTATGATCGCTTCTTGGCCATCTGCAACCCTCTCAGATATCCACTGCTTATGACCAACATGGCGTGTGGACAACTTGTGGCCTCTGCTTGGGCTGGAGGCTTCTTTATCTCTCTGATAGAGACTGCACTGATATTCAAGGGCTCTTTCTGCATCCCCAACcttgtcaaacactttttctgtCATATGCGGGCAGTTGTGAGGCTGAATTGTCTAGACAGTGACCTCACAGAATTTATTGTAACTGTGATCTCAGTGTCAGGCTTGCTGGGCACGTTCCTGCTCATCATCCTAACTTATGTTTTCATCCTCTCCACTGTCCTCAGGATCCCTTCAGCTGAGGGCAAGCAGAAGGCATTTTCCACCTGTGCCTCCCATATCACAGTGGTCATCATCCACTTTGGCTTTGCATCTATTGTTTATCTGAAGCCTGAAGCCTCAGGGGGAGATGACACACTGATAGCAGTTCCTTACACTGTCATTACCCCTTTCCTCAGCCCCCTCATTTTCAGCCTCAGGAATAAGGACATGAAGACTGCTTTTGGAAAGGTGCTTGGAAAGGCAAGATACTTGTATAAATAG